In the Clostridium cellulovorans 743B genome, AAGCACTATCAATACTAGCAAAAGAATCAAGATACAATATAAAGACTCTTCTTGATATGAAGGTTCCTTTTGATAAAAATAATATGGGACTCTCCTATACTAGGGAAGGTGCTCATTCTACTAATAGAATTGTTCATTGCAAAGATGCAACTGGAAAAGCAGTGATGGATACTTTAATATCAGAAGTAAAAAAGCGAGATAATATAACTGTGCTTGAAGATACTTATTGTGCTGATCTTATAATAAGAGATAATTGTTGTTATGGAGCAGTAGCAATAAAAAACTCTGAAAGTTTCAATATATATGCTAAAGTTATCATTTTAGCTACTGGTGGTATAGGCGGTATCTTCAAAAACACCACTAACGCCCCTACTGTTACTGGTGACGGAATAGCTATGGCTTTAAAAAATAATATTGAAGTGAAAGATTTAAATTATGTTCAATTCCATCCAACTGGTTTTTATCAGAAGGAGACCTCTATAGAAGAAACATCTAGACAAGTTTTCTTAATTTCAGAATCCTTAAGAGGTGAAGGTGGAAAACTATATAATAGCCAAGGGAAACGCTTTGTTAAAGAATTGTTGCCAAGAGATGTTGTTACGGAAGCTATTCTTCAAGAAACAAAAAAAACAGGCGTACCATTTGTATATCTAGATATGACAGAACTTGATGGTGAGTATCTAAAATCTAGGTTCCCTACTATTTATGAAGAATGTTTGAAAAATAATATAGATATAACAAAGGATTTAATCCCTGTAGCTCCAGTGCAACATTATTTTATGGGCGGAATCAAGGTTGATACTAACAGTAAAAGCTCATTAGATAATCTTTACTGTGTTGGTGAGACGAGCTGTACAGGAATACATGGAAAGAACAGATTAGCGAGTAACTCCCTTTTAGAGGCTTTAGTTTTTTCAAGAAGAGCAGCGCTTAAAATAAATTCTGATATATTAAATACTCAGTTATTAACCCCAGAAGTTACAGAAACTTTTGATTTTAAAACAGTAGAAAATGCTAATAGAAGTATGTTGATTAACGAATTTAAACACAGGTTAAGGGGGAATTATAGTGAATCAATTAGTTGTTGATGATATTATATTAAATGCACTTAAAGAAGATATACCAAACACTGATATAAGCTGTGAAGGTATAATAAGCAAGGAAAGCTTAGCAGAAGTTGATTTGCTGGCAAAAGAAGAAGGCATATTGGCTGGTTTGGATATTTTTAAAAGAGTATTCATTCTTTTAGGTGATGTAGAGGTTGAATTTTATAAAAAAGATGGAGATACAGTTGTCTTTGGTGATAAAATTGGTAAACTTAGAGGAAATACTAGAAATATTCTAATGGGTGAAAGAACAGCTCTTAATCTCCTACAAAGACTTTGTGGTATTGCTACACTTACAAGTCTTTATGTAGAAGCAGTTTCAGGAACTAAGGCTAAAGTTCTGGATACTAGGAAAACAACCCCTAACCTAAGAGTTTTAGAGAAGTATGCTGTTACTGTTGGTGGTGGATATAACCACAGGTTCAATCTTTCTGATGGTGTTCTTTTGAAAGATAATCATATAGAAGCAGCTGGCGGAGTTAAAAAATCTGTTGAATTAGCAAAAAAAGCTAGTCCATTTGTTCGCAAAATTGAAGTTGAGGTTGAATCCCTTGAAATGGTCAATGAAGCATTAGAAGCTGGTGCTGACATAATTATGCTTGATAATATGGGCCTAGATACTATAAAAAAAGCTGTTTCCTTGATAGCTGACAAAGCTATTATTGAAGTTTCTGGTAATGTATCACTTGATAATATTGGACTTCTTGCTAAGACTGGTGTTGATTACATCTCCATTGGTAAGCTAACCCATTCAGCAAAAATTTTAGATTTATCTATGAAGAATTTAAAAAACATAAGCTAGTTATTAGCTTATGTTTTTTCTTATCTTACTAGAAATTACAAGATATTAATGATAATATAAACTAAATAGTTATGTGTATATAAATCACATATACTTTTATAGCCTACTGACAATATTTATGAGGTATATTCATGGACAAAAAGAATTTAATACAATTTTCTTGGAAGGATTTCGAGAATTATACAAGTGAAGAAATCAGTTATTTTCTTTATTTAGAAGGAAAATCTATTGAATGTATAAGCAAGCTTCGGGGAATAGCCCTTAATGATATAAAAAATCATATAATACAAGGTAAAATTAAGTATAGATTTTTAGCTAAAGCAAAAAATTCTAAAGAATTGATAGAGTTTATAGCTAACGCAGGAAAAGATGATAAAAAGTTTTTTTTAGAGAATATCGATTCTATAACAAGAACTGATATAGTAAATTATATTTTAGAAAACTATACAGAGTTATATCATAAAGAAAAAGAAACTGCTATATGGATTTTAGGTGAACTTAAAGCAAAGGAAGGTATCGGAATTCTTACAAAAGCAGCTGTCCATAAATTTGTTAATGTAAGAAGAATGGCAGTTTCAGCTTTAGGAAAACTGCAAGACCCAAATGGTGAGCCTGCTTTACTGAGAGCTCTTGATGATGAAAATTCTCAGGTTGTATCCTATGCTATAAAAGCATTAAGTAAACTTAATAGTGTGAAAGCAAAAGAAAAAGTTTATCAGTTAATTGAAAGAACTAACAATAATGCAGTGTTAAAAGCTGCTGAAGAATATCTTAAGGAAACTAAGGGGGAATAATTTATGTACTATACAATATTAAATTATGGTGAAGATAGATTTGAAGAAAAAAGATCTGAGTTCATAGGATATGCGAAAAGAGTTGAGACTGAGGATGAGGCAAAGGCTTTTGTGACGGAAATAAAACTTATGCACAAACAAGCTACTCATAATACTTATGCTTATATTATCGGTGAAAATATGGGAATTCAGAGATATAGTGATGATGGTGAACCACAAGGTACTGCAGGGATTCCTATTCTTGAAGTTATAAAAAAGAAAGGCGTTACAAATATAGCTGTAGTAGTAACAAGATATTTTGGTGGTGTCTTACTTGGCGCTGGTGGACTTGTAAGAGCATATTCAAAAGGTGCGGCTATAGCAATTGATGCTGGAAATATTGTAGAAAAAGTAAAAGGTATTCCCCTACATATAATTATAAGCTATGAATTGCTCGGAAAAATTCAGTATTTATGTAGTGAAAATAGTTGGCATATAGAAGATACACTTTATACAGATCAAGTTGAACTTATAATCTATGCTGAAACACATCTAGTTCAAGTAATGAAAGATAAAGTTACTGAAGCTACTAATGGTAAAGGTATATTCAAAGAAGAAAAGGATCAATACTATTTTAAAAAAGAAGGACGACTTTATATTGAAAGCTAAATCCCCTACTTTCCCTATAAAAAGCCAGTAACATAGTGAGAAAAAGTACATATTATAGTATAAAAGGCTGTAAAAAGTCTTTAAAGATTTATAGGGAGGCTTTGATTATGGCTAGATTATGCTTTGACTATGGTCATGGTGGAATAGATCCAGGTGCTGTATATAATGGCAGATGTGAAAGTGATGACGCCTTAAGCTTAGGAACTGAAATTGCTAACAGATTAAGAACTAGCGGAGTTATTGTAGATGAAACAAGAACAAGTGATATTATCCTATCTTTAGCACAAAGAAGTGAATATGAAAATAGAAATAGTTATGATTATTTTATTTCTTTCCATAGAAACGCATTTAGCCCAGAAGTAGCTTTTGGAGCCGAAACCTATATATATACAAACCCAGGCCAAGCTGCTACTGAAATGGCTGAAAAAATTCAAAATTCCATGGTCTCTGTTGGTTTTAAAAACCGTGGTGTTAAAACAGCAGATTTTTATGTATTAAGAGAAACAGTAGCTCCTGCTCTTTTAATTGAAGTGGGTTTTATCGACAATTCCAATGACAATAGAATATTTGATAGCAAAAGAAATGAACTAATCTTAGCAATAACAAACGCTATTTTATCACAATTAGGAATAAAAGCTCAATCAAGTGAAGTTACCCTAGAAAACCCAAAAACAATTCAGCCAATAACCATTTCTAAAAATGATCAAAAAATATATAGAGTTGTGTCTGGGTCCTATACTAATAGATTAAATGCAGAAAAGCAAGTTCAAAAGCTTAAAGCTTCTGGTTTTGAAGCGGTAATTATGGTATATGACAATTAGACTAAGTATATTAAAATTATCAGTGGTAATTTATCTATTAAATTTATAATAGATATATTGCCATTATTTAAGTTTATATAAGAATTTCATACTTTAAATTATTTTAAGGAGAATGATATGGGAAATATAATACTGCTTTCTGGTGAACCTAGAATTGGAAAAACCACAGCATTAAAAAAAATTATCCACAGTATCGGAAAAGAAAATTGTATTGGATTTTATACAGAAGAAATTCGAGGCAAGTTTGATAGAAGTGGCTTTCAGTGTGTTAGTTTAGATGGAACTAGAAAAAAAATAGCTGACGTTAATTTAGATACTAATGTTAGAATGGGCAGGTATGGAATAGATATAGAAGGTTTTGAGAACTTCGCAATACCTATTTTGAATAATTCTTATACTTCAAACAAAATTACTATTATTGACGAAATAGGTCCTATACAATTTTTATCAACAAAATTTAAACAAGAAATTTCTAACATTTTAACTAGCTCTACTTGTGTTATAGGTACAATTTTTTATAATAATCATCCCGATATAGATAAAATAAAAAGGATTCCAGGAGTTAAAATTTATTATATGGCAATTGAAAATAGAACCACTATTTTAGAAACTGTTCTTCAGGAAATACAACAAGTTGTACATAGTTCATCTTTAAGCAAAGAGGCAAGCATCTGATTACTTGTCTCTTCTATAGTTAACATATACTTACGTGTATGGCCATATAACAATACTTTAACATAATACCATCTATTTTTAGTATCCTATTTGAAATTTTTACTTCAATCATACCATTCTTTTTTAGACTTTGTATAATGAAGTACAATAAAATTTAATGATTTCTTCAAAGGATATATTATCCAGTTTAAGTTCTTATCAAACCAGTACCCTTCATTGTTCCAGAAATAATCATTGCTATACCAAAAGTTATAATTTGAAATGTTACTTATTTCATTGGAATACTGCTAAATTAAGAGGTATAGTTTGTGATAACAATTGATTACGTTTATAAAGTTACGCTAAAAGCTTATATTTATCATTAAGAACTACAATCTTCACTTGCACTATAATTTTGATATAGTTTCAATGATAGAACTTATACAAAAGCTTTGAAGTAATGTTACTAAATAAAAAAATATAAATTTATAAGTATTTTGGTTATTATGCGTAATACGTAGAAGGTTCAGTTAGCAAACAATAATAGGTGTGATAAAAAATATCTTTATAGCTTTTAACAATATGAAAAATCACTCCAAATCATTGTTTTCAAACAACTTTCAAGAGTGATTTATGTATATCATTGTATATAGAATTGAATATTTGACATACATCATAATGAAACGAGTTTTTTGTATGTATATCTTAGCCAAGACTAATTTTTTATTGATTTTAATTCCTTATAAACCATTTAAAATTCAGTATTAGCCTTCAAATTCCTCAGGAAACTCTGCATTGTGGTATACATCTTGAACATCATCATCATCTTCAAGTCTGTCAACAAGTCTTTGTACAGTTTCAGCAGTAGCTAAATCTACTTCAACATAGTTGTCTGGAATCATAGTTATCTCTGCTGATGCGAATTCGAAACCAGCAGCTTCTAAAGCTTCTCTTACTGTTGAAAAGTCTTCCATTGCTGTGATAATCTCAAAAGCTTCTTCTTGTGCATCTACGTCTTCAGCACCAGCTTCTAATGCTGTCATCATTATTTCATCTTCATCCATATCTGCTGTTCTTTCGATGATTATTTGTCCTTTTTTAGCAAACATCCATGCGACACAGCCGGAAGCTCCTAAATTTCCACCATTTCTATCAAAAGCAACTCTTACATTTGATGCTGATCTGTTTTTATTATCTGTTAAAACATTTACAACAAAAGCAACACCATTTGGGCCATAGCCTTCATATACTATTTCTTCGTAGTTAACTCCTTCTAATTCCCCGGCCCCTTTTTTAACAGCTCTTGAGATAGTATCCGCTGGCATATTTGCAGCTTTTGCTTTAGCAATAACGTCTCTTAATTTTGCATTAGTATCTGGGTTAGATCCACCTTTAGCAGCAACCATTATTTCCTTACCCAGCTTTGTAAAAATCTTACCTCTCTTAGCATCCGCTTTACCTTTTTTTGCTTGTATATTATGCCATTTTGAATGTCCTGACATATGTTTACCCTCCTTAGATTATAGATCATAATAATGTCTAAAAATACATAGATTTTCTAATCATTAAAATAGTTATGTAATTTTCACTGTTTTATATTATATATAAGTTGCAATAATAACTCTACATTTGATTGATATTCAATAACCTAGAAGATAACTAGTTTTGGTGTAGAAACTTAATTGCAATATATATATTTACATTGGTTATAGTAAAATAAGCTTAATATTGAGTAAAATCAAGCCTTAACTATTATATCATACAGCTATAACCAATTCAATAAACCTACTACCCAATATGACAAGGATTACTTTCGTTACCAATAAAGAAATTTATTAGGTTTTGTATACTTAGCAATGTAACATTTTCATCAATAAGACTACCTTTTGAACACATCGTAAGTTTATAATCTTCATCAAGGTTTAGAGGTTTTAATGTCCAACCGTCAATTTTTTCAACATTGTCCTTAGTGGCTTCTACTGAATAGTTTAAAACTGAGAAAGAATTTAATGGTATACTAAGCCCTTTTCCAACTGCTTTTATGTAACTTTCTTTTGAAGTCCAAAGCTCGTAAAAAAGTTCTTTTCTATTCTCTTCTGGAACTTCTAAAAAAGCCTCAGCTTCTATATTAGAGAAGAAACGTTTTACTATGTCATAATCAAATTTAGATATTTTCTCTACATCTATTCCTACTTCGCTATCTCCAATAGCGCAAACAATCCAATCACCAGAGTGTGAAACATTAAACTGTACATTATCTAAAACTCTAATAAGTGGCTTACCATACTCATTGTAAATAAACTTTATTTCTTCATTATTTATCCTATATTCGGAAGCTATAAGATATCTTATAATAAGATCAGCAAATAATCCTCTTACACGATCCTCATATCTTAAAAATCTATTGATTCTTTCTTTTTTTTCTTTAGATACATATTTACAAAGTGTTGAGAATTCTTTTGAACCTATCTTTTCTTTTATATTAATTGCAAATACTCGAATCATGTATATCTCCTAATTTAACTAATAAATCTTTCAAATGAAATTTTACTTAAACAAGTAATTATATCATAGAAATTTATTCAAATCTATTGAAAAAAGCTGTGATATAAGTATGTTAGTCTTCTTTATATCACAGCAAGAGTTATATAATTATTTATCTAAATTTAAAAACTTCAATATCTTTCTTTAATCTTTGTGATAACTTGTTTAAAGTTTCAGCCACCGTAGCTACTTCTTGCATGCTTTCAGTATTTTCCTCCATAGATGCAGAAACTTCTTCTGTAGCAGCTGCAGTTTGCTGAGCAGAAGCTGAAAGATTTTCCATAGAACTCACAATTAAGTCTTTCTTTTCAATCATATCTTTGTCTAAAATATTTATTTTGCCTACCCAATCAATTAATGAATCTAGTGAATTTGATATTTTTGTAAAGGCATCTTTAGCTGTGTCTACTATTACATTTTGAGTAGTTGCGATGTTTTTTGAAATTTTTATAGCATTTACAGCGTTATCTGAATGATGTTGAATATTTTGTATAAGTTCTCTTATAGTATTACTTGCTGTAGCAGATTCTTCTGCTAATTTCCTTATTTCATCTGCAACAACTGAAAAACCTTTGCCGGCTTCCCCTGCCCTTGCTGCTTCTATAGAAGCATTTAAAGCAAGAAGATTTGTTTGTTCCGCAATACTTGTTATTGCATTTACTATTACATTAATTTGTTTTGCACTAGAATCAACTTCTACAACTGCTTCATTAACTTTACTTACAGCTTCATCATTTTCATTTGCTTTTGTAGCAACCTCAATAATTGATGACATTCCACTTCCACTTAAAGAATTACATTCTATTATTTCTTTTTCCATTTCCTCAATAGCACTGGTTAAATTATTTATGCTTTCAGCTAAGGTTGAAGCTTTGTCATAACCATTTTGTGTATCATGAGCTTGGTTAGTAGACGTATTAGAAATCTCATAAACTGCGTGAGATACTTGATTTGTAATGGTCGTCATCTCGTTTGCAGAAAAAGATAATGTATCAGAAGACTCAGAAACCTTTAAAGCAGCATCACTTATATCGTTGAATAATACAGATAAATTGCTTGTCATATCATTAACCGCTTTAGCAAGCAGTGAAGTTTCATCTTTTGATTTAACTTCTGATTTTATAGTAAAATCTCCACCAGCTACAGATTGTAATTCCTTTGAAACTTGCACAATTGGATTCACAAGCTTTTTCGCAAATATAATAGATATAGAACCAGCTATTAAAGCTATAATTATACCTATAACAGATACAACTGTTAAAACTTTATTTACTGTAGAGTCTAAGACTGTCAAGCTCACAGCACCAACTATCCTCCAATTAGTATCTGCAATAGTTGCATAAAATCCAACTTTATCTTCACCTTGGTAATTGTATTCTACATATCCATTATCAGTTGTCGAATAAGCTTTTTGCTTAATTGCTTCTGTAGAAAGCTCTGTACCAATTTTTTCTTTAGTAGAATGGTAAATTAGTATCTTATTTTCATCTGTGAGCATATAATATGCTCCATTACCTAAATCTAAATTTTTAACGATTTTACCAATTGTATCTAAGCTAATATCAATTGCTGCTACATCTAAAAATTCACCTTTATCATTATATACAGCTTTTGCGACTGTAACATAATCTTTATTATCTAAATCAAACCATTTAGTTTCTTTAGAGTCTTTTATAGCCTTATAATTGCTATTAGTTTTGTCTAACAGATAAATTTTATCGATTCCTTCATATTTGTCGTTAATTTTATCCAGGGTTGACTTATCTACTGTATTTAGTGAACTGAGAATTTCATCATAACTTTTACAGAAACGTTCCATAGTATATTTAGCGATTTTTAAATTACTTTGAGCACTTGTCATTATTTGCTTTTTTAATTCTACTGAAAAATTAGATATACTTACAATAAGAAGAAGTACCATTGGTATAATTAATATGCTCGCAGATAAAGTTAGTATTTTTGTTTTAATTTTCACTTAAATCATCCCTTCTGATTGTTATATTAATTAAGTTTAGTATAGTTCTACATTGATTTATAGAATTTAGCTAGTGAAAAAGAGTATTCTATAAAGATTCAATAAGAACTACAAAATATTTATCGAGATGTTCTTCATAATTAATAATAATGTTTTCTATGGCTCGCATGCCAAAGTATGTAATAGTTAGTATTTCAACGTTTTACTATAGTTTCACAAATTATATTATATATTTGTTTTACGGTTCTAGAATTTTTAAACATAAATTATATTTATCTTTATTATGTAAAATTGAAGTTTAGGGATATTATATCATTTTATTACAGAAAACACTACATTCAATCTAAAAATTTACCATTTTAATCGACATTCTCCTAAGTATGTAATTATATTTTCGTAAAATAATCGAGAGCAATTGTGTATTATATGCAATCTAGTAAAGGTTTGTTGCATATTAAGCACTTTTTATATATAAAATCATATTAATATAAAGTAAGCTATTATTTAGAGAGGAACTTTTAAAATGGCAATAGGATCATTGCAAGTTAGAGTTTTAAGGGGTAACGTTGAGGCGCCTGTTGATAATGCAAAAATAGTAGTGAGTCAACACACAAGTGAAGGAACTAGACAAACAGAACAACAATTAATTACTGATTCCTCAGGACTTTCAGGGATTGTTGAATTAGACGCACCAGAAAAAGAATTTTCTCAAACTCCATCAAATACAAGACCTTATAGTACTTGTGATATAAGGGTTTCAGCAGAAGGATATGAAGATTTTGAAATCAAGGGTACTCAAATACTACCAGATACTCTTTCTCTACAAGATGTTAGGCTTAGATCAACAAATCAACGTAGACAAAATGAAGAGCAAACAGATGAGGATATAATTGTAATACCAGAAGCCGTATTATTTGGAGATTATCCTGTAAAAATACCTGAGGATCCTGTAAAGCCTCTTCCTAGTCCAACAGGAGGAGTAGTTCTTCAAAAGCCTGTTGTACCACAGTATATAGTTGTACATTTAGGAGCACCAAATGATACTTCAGTACCAAATGTAACAGTGAACTTTGCTGATTATATCAAAAACGTATGCTCAAGTGAAATATACGCAACATGGCCAGAAACAGCAATTAGGGCTAATATATACTGTATTACCTCTTTTGCATTAAATAGAATATATACAGAATGGTATAGAAACCAAGGTAAAAATTTCCAGGTAACAAATCATACAGCCTATGATCAAGCTTTTTTCTATGGAAGAAATATCTATGCTAATATAAGTAGGTTAGTTGACGAATTATTTACAACCTATGTTCAACGTCAAGGGCAAAAGCAACCTCTATTAACTCAATACGTAGATGGTGTAAGAGTAGTAAGAGATGGTTGGTTCTCACAATGGGGAAGTAAGTATTTAGCTGATAGCGGCAAGTTTCCATATGAGATCCTTACACATTATTATGGAACAGATATAAACTTGGTTAGAGCTGAAAAAGTAGTTGGAATTCCTCAATCTTTCCCTGGTTATGCATTGCGAATTGGCTCATCTGGGCAACCAGTTAGAACTGTTCAAACTTTTTTAAATCGGATCGCAGTTAATTTTCCTGCAATACCAAAATTAGCGGTTACTGGAGTTTACGATGCAAAAACCGCAACGTCAGTTAAAAAGTTCCAAGAGGTATTCAAATTATCTCAAAGTGGGATTGTAGACTATGCAACATGGTTTGCTATATCTAGACTATATGTAGCAGTAACAAAAATTGCAGAACTGAGAGAAGAAGATTTAAGAGCTTCATTAAATGGCCTATTCGTTCCTCCAATTGTAGGAGATTATGATGGTTATCTTCCAGTAATAGATTACCCAACAAATTAACCTGTTAGTTTTTTATGTAAATAATTTTCTTTAAAAATATTTTTCACATAAAAAGGGTACTCGATTGAGTCCCCTTTTTATAAAATCAAATATCATATTTTTAAACAGTAGCCTTGCTTGCTCTTTTTTCTTTAATATAAGCTATTACTCCTGGTATTACAGAAATAACAATAATAGCAATTAGTACATACGAAAAGTGTTCTTTAATAAAAGGTAAATCCCCAAAAACGTAACCTCCAACTAAGAACAAGCCAACCCATAATAATCCACCAAGTAGATTATAAGTTATAAATTTTGAATAACTCATTTCACCTATTCCTGCAACGAAAGGAACGAAGGTTCTTATTATTGGTATGAATCTACCTATTACAATAGTCATGGAGCCATGTTTTTCATAAAAAGCATTAGCTTTATGTATATATTCTTTGTTTATAAGTGGAATCTTCTCTTTTTCTAATATTTTGGTTCCTATTTTTTCTCCGATGTGATAGTTCACAGTATCTCCAATTACAGCTGCTAAGTAGAAAACTATAAATAAAGTAACGATATTAAGAGAACCTGATGCTGAAAGAGCGGCTGTAGCAAAGATCAATGAATCTCCTGGCAAAAATGGAGTAATTACAAGTCCTGTTTCACAAAAAACTATTAAGAACATAAGTGCATAAGTCCATACACCATAGTTCTGTACTATCTCATTTAAATGTTTATCTAGATGAAGTATTATATCAATAAAAGTTTGAATTAAGCTCATTTCTTCCTCCTTAATGCTGATAAAATTGTCTTTTATATGTTTATTATAAATTATAAAGATTAAAAAAAGATTAAAATCTATTAATCTTTTTTGATTTTCTTAAAACTATAAAAAATATAGATTCCAAAAGAAAACCTAGACTAATACCTAAAATATAGGCAATCAAATCACTCCACAAAAAACCAACGCCCAAAACAAGTCGACCAATTGAAGTCTTCCTTATAGAATCTATAAAAACTCCCTGATATAGTTGGCTAAGTTCAATACCATAGCAGAATAGAATAGCAAATATTGCGATTATCCACATATTCTTAGAGGGGAATAAAAATCCCAAACCGATAAAAATCATTAATGCCCATAAAGCATCTCCTAAATATATATTAAGTATATTAGGAAATAACTCAGGGAACTTTCTTGTAAATAATCCTAAAGCTATTATAGATACTAAGAATATAAAGTATATATATCTATTCCGTTTATAAATCATTATTTTTCATCCTAACCTAATTTATGAGGATTGTTGTCTATGCTGTGTAGTCTACAACAACTCTTTCTATGTTAACATTTCTTACATATCCAGCAACTCTTATATGTTCAGGATGGTTTTGGTATGTATTTAAATCATCTTCATTCTCAAATTCAGAATATAAGACTACGTCAGATGCTTGAGCAGAATCATTAAAATTAATTCCCACTTCTATTGTTTTTATTTTATTAATTACATTCTTTAATGATTCAAGATCTTCCTTTATTTTAGTAGCAATTTCTTGTTTATTCTTCCCTTCATAAGTATCTTTTAATTTCCACATTACAATATGTTTAATCATAATTTTATTTCTCCTATCTATTGTTCATTTGTATTACCTTTGAATAATTATTCTTATTATATAATAACATAAAAGAATATATATTGAAAAAAAATAAAGTAATTTAATACAGTGTATTTTAAAAATAAAAAAAGAAACCTTAAAGTCAGTAGCACTTCAAGAGTTCCTTTTAATCACAACTATTCATTTATGAAACGTATATAAACATCGTAGTCATCATTTTTCTTCAGTCGTAGAAAGAAATATTTTTTATTTATATTTTTTACAAGTTAAACTATCTATCTCCACCTAAAATATTACCTAAAATTCCAAGGGCACTGCCCTCGTCTTTTCTATGCCCTCCAAGGTGTGGTGCTGCAGCAAATACTCGTTCAGCTAGTCTGCTAAATGGTAAACTTTGAATCCAAACAGTACCAGGGCCTGTTAATGTGGCGAAAAATACTCCTTCGCCGCCAAATAAAGTATTTTTTACGCCACCAACAAATTGAATGTCGTAATGAACCTCTTGAGTCATTGCAACTAAACATCCAGTGTCAACTCTTAAAGTTTCTCCCGGCATTAAATCTTTCTTTATAATAGCTCCACAGGCATGAATAAAAGCTACCCCATCCCCTTCTAGTTTTTCGAGAATAAAGCCTTCACCACCAAAAAATCCTACACTAAGTTTTTTTCTAAAGTCAATTCCAATGGATACTCCTTTAGCTGCACATAAGAAAGCATCCTTTTGGCATATTATTCTACCACCTAATAGGCTTAAATCCATAGGTATTATCTTTCCAGGATAAGGTGCTGCAAAATATACCTTCTCTTTTATATTACCTAAGTTTGTAAAGGCAGTCATAAACAAGCTTTCTCCTGTAAGAACTCTTTTACCAGCATAGAATAGCTTATCCTTAAAGGTGCTACTTGGATTTTGGTTTGATCCATCTCCAAATATAGTTTCCATTTGTATACTAGGATCCATCATCATCATAGCACCAGCTTCTGCTACTACAGTTTCTTTTGGATCAAGTTCAATCTCTACATATTGGATATCGTCACCAGTAATTTTGTAGTCAATTTCATGAGAATTCATTCTTCCATCTCCTTTT is a window encoding:
- a CDS encoding YebC/PmpR family DNA-binding transcriptional regulator, producing the protein MSGHSKWHNIQAKKGKADAKRGKIFTKLGKEIMVAAKGGSNPDTNAKLRDVIAKAKAANMPADTISRAVKKGAGELEGVNYEEIVYEGYGPNGVAFVVNVLTDNKNRSASNVRVAFDRNGGNLGASGCVAWMFAKKGQIIIERTADMDEDEIMMTALEAGAEDVDAQEEAFEIITAMEDFSTVREALEAAGFEFASAEITMIPDNYVEVDLATAETVQRLVDRLEDDDDVQDVYHNAEFPEEFEG
- a CDS encoding YigZ family protein; translation: MYYTILNYGEDRFEEKRSEFIGYAKRVETEDEAKAFVTEIKLMHKQATHNTYAYIIGENMGIQRYSDDGEPQGTAGIPILEVIKKKGVTNIAVVVTRYFGGVLLGAGGLVRAYSKGAAIAIDAGNIVEKVKGIPLHIIISYELLGKIQYLCSENSWHIEDTLYTDQVELIIYAETHLVQVMKDKVTEATNGKGIFKEEKDQYYFKKEGRLYIES
- a CDS encoding nucleoside-triphosphatase, producing the protein MGNIILLSGEPRIGKTTALKKIIHSIGKENCIGFYTEEIRGKFDRSGFQCVSLDGTRKKIADVNLDTNVRMGRYGIDIEGFENFAIPILNNSYTSNKITIIDEIGPIQFLSTKFKQEISNILTSSTCVIGTIFYNNHPDIDKIKRIPGVKIYYMAIENRTTILETVLQEIQQVVHSSSLSKEASI
- a CDS encoding L-aspartate oxidase — encoded protein: MNYDVLIVGTGVAGLYSALNLDSNLNILMITKGKITEANSYLAQGGISTVRSKDDITCFIEDTLKAGGYENDIKALSILAKESRYNIKTLLDMKVPFDKNNMGLSYTREGAHSTNRIVHCKDATGKAVMDTLISEVKKRDNITVLEDTYCADLIIRDNCCYGAVAIKNSESFNIYAKVIILATGGIGGIFKNTTNAPTVTGDGIAMALKNNIEVKDLNYVQFHPTGFYQKETSIEETSRQVFLISESLRGEGGKLYNSQGKRFVKELLPRDVVTEAILQETKKTGVPFVYLDMTELDGEYLKSRFPTIYEECLKNNIDITKDLIPVAPVQHYFMGGIKVDTNSKSSLDNLYCVGETSCTGIHGKNRLASNSLLEALVFSRRAALKINSDILNTQLLTPEVTETFDFKTVENANRSMLINEFKHRLRGNYSESISC
- a CDS encoding HEAT repeat domain-containing protein — translated: MDKKNLIQFSWKDFENYTSEEISYFLYLEGKSIECISKLRGIALNDIKNHIIQGKIKYRFLAKAKNSKELIEFIANAGKDDKKFFLENIDSITRTDIVNYILENYTELYHKEKETAIWILGELKAKEGIGILTKAAVHKFVNVRRMAVSALGKLQDPNGEPALLRALDDENSQVVSYAIKALSKLNSVKAKEKVYQLIERTNNNAVLKAAEEYLKETKGE
- a CDS encoding N-acetylmuramoyl-L-alanine amidase; translated protein: MARLCFDYGHGGIDPGAVYNGRCESDDALSLGTEIANRLRTSGVIVDETRTSDIILSLAQRSEYENRNSYDYFISFHRNAFSPEVAFGAETYIYTNPGQAATEMAEKIQNSMVSVGFKNRGVKTADFYVLRETVAPALLIEVGFIDNSNDNRIFDSKRNELILAITNAILSQLGIKAQSSEVTLENPKTIQPITISKNDQKIYRVVSGSYTNRLNAEKQVQKLKASGFEAVIMVYDN
- the nadC gene encoding carboxylating nicotinate-nucleotide diphosphorylase, giving the protein MNQLVVDDIILNALKEDIPNTDISCEGIISKESLAEVDLLAKEEGILAGLDIFKRVFILLGDVEVEFYKKDGDTVVFGDKIGKLRGNTRNILMGERTALNLLQRLCGIATLTSLYVEAVSGTKAKVLDTRKTTPNLRVLEKYAVTVGGGYNHRFNLSDGVLLKDNHIEAAGGVKKSVELAKKASPFVRKIEVEVESLEMVNEALEAGADIIMLDNMGLDTIKKAVSLIADKAIIEVSGNVSLDNIGLLAKTGVDYISIGKLTHSAKILDLSMKNLKNIS